In Pseudomonas deceptionensis, a single window of DNA contains:
- a CDS encoding RHS repeat-associated core domain-containing protein — translation MNSLLHQKTPVLTSLDGRAALLRTVAYHRAHASEVPSTRVTRQRYDALGHLTEQWDPRLYDLAATDTRVKANQQARFSLSGQELRSDSVDAGWRVSLFNAAAQAVTLWDGRGSLTRSDYDEQLRPVALFETAAGDTAERCVERFAYAANTTEDAQRNRCGRVLRHDDPAGSVWHEAFTVTGQPAIETRRFCLSLTTPDWPNTPLDTRSYSTRWRYDALGAVMAHTDAAGHVRTFAVDIAGRPRASQLDGLDLLKRCEYNAFDQVDVEQAGNDVLTIASYSPANGLLQRLKANTLAGHLLQDLHYQYDPVGNVERIEDLAQPVQWFAQQQIKAVSTYRYDTLYQLIEATGRENASQRIGPELPGLEIFGVRDDSHWRNYTQTYTYDSGANLTSLKHDAGAGNTHLRQMVVAERSNRSLFKGEVPVDFASGFDANGNQQALVLGQLMHWNTRNQLHQVTQVAREEPDGQDDDVETYIYDGTGQRVRKVRRAKTGGGEQVLEVLYLPGLEIRTPTVGKQLHVVTTQAGRNHVRALHWQAEPDLWRYILGDHLGSSTLELDHAGELISQECYYPFGGTSWWAARSAVQARYKTARYSGKERDATGLYYYGARYYAPWLQRWINPDPAGTLDGLNLFRMVRNSPVILVDVQGLMPTNSESATTSASTPGPSTNQTTIADDIRTLLTPLLSEIAITDVPYVNANQQVQYKHDSNHARVRTRRIQTAKDLGMSLSDAVNDRNFQLSLAEKVSTERDERHQLFGQCAEMAYLSATKLKTLAQNTEHNVYTFQQPDANHTLTLFSKQNYKSGDKINWKTEQSQRSLIVDLWQGVLSPEHPTALVNSTQEHLYTHNQPRSFIQSQVWNFNTPTKTESKPKNSKTTLGKIRRLFK, via the coding sequence ATGAACAGTCTATTGCACCAGAAAACGCCAGTACTGACCTCGCTCGACGGGCGCGCAGCTCTACTGCGCACCGTGGCTTACCATCGTGCGCATGCAAGCGAGGTACCCTCGACCCGGGTGACCCGACAACGGTATGACGCGCTCGGGCACCTGACTGAACAATGGGACCCGCGACTGTATGACCTGGCCGCCACCGATACCCGTGTGAAAGCCAATCAACAGGCCCGCTTCAGCCTGTCGGGGCAAGAGCTGCGCAGTGATTCGGTGGATGCAGGCTGGCGCGTCAGCCTCTTCAATGCGGCCGCACAGGCCGTGACCCTATGGGACGGCCGCGGGTCACTTACTCGCTCCGACTACGATGAGCAATTACGCCCTGTCGCGCTGTTTGAAACAGCAGCGGGCGATACTGCTGAGAGGTGTGTCGAACGCTTTGCCTATGCCGCAAACACTACTGAAGATGCTCAGCGCAATCGTTGTGGCCGCGTACTGCGTCACGACGATCCGGCAGGCAGCGTATGGCATGAAGCCTTTACCGTGACGGGTCAGCCTGCGATTGAAACCCGACGTTTTTGCCTATCTCTGACAACTCCCGACTGGCCGAACACCCCGCTCGATACCCGGAGTTACTCCACGCGCTGGCGGTACGACGCATTGGGTGCGGTGATGGCACACACGGATGCAGCGGGCCACGTGCGTACGTTTGCCGTCGACATCGCCGGGCGCCCCCGCGCCTCGCAACTGGACGGCTTAGACTTGCTCAAACGCTGTGAGTACAACGCCTTCGATCAAGTGGACGTCGAGCAGGCAGGCAACGATGTGCTGACCATCGCCAGCTATTCGCCGGCAAACGGCCTGTTGCAGCGCCTCAAGGCCAACACTCTGGCCGGTCATCTGCTGCAAGACCTGCACTACCAGTACGACCCGGTGGGCAATGTCGAACGCATCGAGGACCTGGCCCAGCCCGTACAGTGGTTTGCCCAACAACAGATTAAGGCAGTCAGCACATACCGTTACGACACCCTGTACCAACTGATCGAAGCCACGGGCCGGGAAAACGCCAGCCAACGTATAGGGCCTGAACTGCCGGGGCTGGAGATTTTCGGCGTCAGGGACGACAGCCACTGGCGCAACTACACCCAGACCTACACCTATGACAGTGGCGCCAACCTGACTTCGCTCAAACATGATGCTGGCGCCGGTAACACCCATTTGCGCCAGATGGTGGTGGCAGAACGCAGCAACCGCAGCCTGTTCAAGGGCGAAGTACCCGTGGACTTTGCCAGTGGCTTCGATGCAAACGGTAATCAACAGGCATTGGTACTGGGGCAGTTGATGCACTGGAATACGCGCAACCAACTGCATCAGGTCACGCAAGTAGCGCGCGAGGAACCAGACGGCCAGGACGACGATGTCGAGACCTATATCTATGACGGCACGGGCCAGCGCGTGCGCAAGGTACGCCGGGCCAAGACCGGCGGTGGTGAGCAGGTCCTTGAGGTGCTGTATTTGCCAGGTCTGGAAATTCGCACACCCACCGTGGGCAAGCAGTTACATGTCGTGACGACCCAGGCCGGTCGCAACCATGTCCGGGCGCTGCATTGGCAGGCTGAGCCCGATCTGTGGCGCTACATCCTGGGGGATCATCTGGGCAGCAGCACCCTGGAACTGGATCACGCGGGCGAACTGATCAGTCAGGAGTGTTACTACCCCTTTGGCGGTACATCGTGGTGGGCCGCACGCAGCGCCGTGCAGGCCAGGTACAAGACCGCGCGTTATTCCGGCAAAGAGCGGGATGCCACGGGGCTGTATTACTACGGCGCACGGTATTACGCACCTTGGTTGCAACGGTGGATCAATCCAGATCCCGCGGGAACTCTGGATGGATTGAATTTGTTCAGAATGGTCAGAAACAGCCCTGTGATACTTGTTGATGTACAAGGGCTCATGCCAACCAACAGCGAGAGCGCTACCACCTCTGCTTCTACACCCGGCCCCTCTACAAACCAGACAACAATAGCCGACGACATAAGAACACTGCTTACCCCCTTGCTAAGCGAAATAGCAATTACCGACGTACCCTACGTCAATGCCAATCAGCAAGTGCAGTACAAACATGACAGCAACCATGCAAGAGTGCGCACTCGCCGAATCCAAACCGCAAAGGACCTTGGAATGTCATTAAGCGATGCCGTGAACGACAGAAACTTTCAACTGTCACTTGCTGAAAAGGTGAGCACTGAGCGTGATGAGCGCCATCAGTTGTTCGGACAATGCGCCGAGATGGCCTATCTCTCTGCCACTAAACTCAAGACACTGGCACAAAACACAGAACACAATGTTTATACATTCCAACAACCCGACGCCAACCATACCCTGACACTGTTCTCGAAACAGAACTACAAGTCGGGGGATAAAATAAACTGGAAAACAGAGCAGTCACAACGCAGTTTGATCGTCGATTTATGGCAAGGTGTTCTTAGCCCTGAGCACCCCACGGCCTTGGTCAATAGTACACAAGAGCATCTCTACACTCACAATCAGCCGCGCTCGTTTATTCAAAGCCAGGTATGGAACTTTAACACGCCGACAAAAACCGAAAGCAAACCCAAGAACAGTAAAACGACACTCGGAAAAATACGCAGGCTGTTTAAATAG
- the zwf gene encoding glucose-6-phosphate dehydrogenase, which translates to MPSITVEPCTFALFGALGDLALRKLFPALYQLDRAGLLHADTRILALAREPGDALSHLAHIDSQLRQYVGDKEIEDEAVTRFLARLSYLHVDFFKTDDYLSLAQLAGTEQRLIAYFATPAAVYGAICENLSKVGLTENTRVVLEKPIGSDLESSRKVNDAVAQFFPENRIYRIDHYLGKETVQNLIALRFANSLFETQWNQRYISHVEITVAEKVGIEGRWGYFDKAGQLRDMIQNHLLQLLCLIAMDPPADLSADSIRDEKVKVLKALAPISAEGLTTQVVRGQYIAGYSEGQSVPGYLEEENSNTQSDTETFVALRADIRNWRWAGVPFYLRTGKRMPQKLSQIVIHFKEPSHYIFAPEQRLQIGNKLIIRLQPDEGISLRVMTKEQGLDKGMQLRSGPLQLNFSDTYRSERIPDAYERLLLEVMRGNQNLFVRKDEIEAAWKWCDQLIAGWKKSGDAPKPYAAGSWGPMSSIALITRDGRSWYGDI; encoded by the coding sequence ATGCCTTCGATTACGGTTGAACCGTGCACCTTTGCCTTGTTCGGCGCCCTTGGCGATTTGGCCCTGCGCAAGTTGTTTCCTGCTTTATACCAACTGGACCGCGCCGGTCTGCTCCATGCTGACACGCGCATTCTCGCGCTGGCTCGCGAGCCGGGCGACGCTCTCTCGCACCTGGCGCATATCGACAGCCAGTTGCGCCAGTATGTCGGCGACAAGGAAATCGAAGATGAAGCGGTGACCCGCTTCCTGGCTCGTCTGAGCTATCTGCATGTGGATTTTTTCAAGACTGACGATTATCTGTCCCTGGCACAACTTGCCGGAACAGAGCAGCGCCTGATCGCCTACTTCGCCACGCCTGCGGCGGTTTACGGCGCGATTTGCGAGAACCTGTCCAAAGTCGGCCTGACTGAAAACACCCGTGTGGTGCTGGAAAAACCCATCGGTTCGGACCTCGAGTCTTCGCGCAAGGTCAACGACGCTGTGGCGCAGTTCTTCCCCGAGAACCGCATCTACCGCATCGACCACTACCTGGGCAAAGAAACCGTACAAAACCTGATCGCGCTGCGCTTTGCCAACAGCCTGTTTGAAACCCAGTGGAACCAGCGCTACATCTCCCACGTTGAAATCACCGTGGCCGAGAAAGTGGGCATCGAAGGTCGCTGGGGTTATTTCGACAAGGCCGGCCAGCTGCGCGACATGATTCAGAACCACTTGTTGCAGCTGTTGTGCCTGATTGCGATGGACCCGCCTGCGGACCTGTCGGCCGACAGCATTCGCGACGAGAAGGTAAAAGTGCTCAAGGCACTGGCCCCGATCAGTGCCGAAGGCCTGACCACCCAAGTGGTGCGCGGCCAGTACATCGCGGGTTACAGCGAAGGGCAGTCGGTGCCGGGTTACCTGGAGGAAGAAAACTCCAACACCCAGAGCGACACTGAAACTTTTGTGGCCCTGCGCGCCGATATTCGCAACTGGCGTTGGGCGGGTGTGCCGTTTTACCTGCGCACCGGTAAGCGCATGCCACAAAAGCTGTCGCAGATCGTGATCCACTTCAAGGAACCGTCGCACTACATCTTCGCCCCGGAGCAGCGCCTGCAAATCGGCAACAAGCTGATTATTCGCCTGCAGCCGGACGAAGGCATTTCCTTGCGTGTGATGACCAAAGAACAGGGTCTGGACAAGGGCATGCAGCTGCGCAGCGGCCCGTTGCAACTGAATTTTTCCGACACTTATCGCAGTGAGCGGATCCCGGATGCCTACGAGCGTCTGTTACTCGAAGTGATGCGCGGCAACCAGAACCTGTTTGTGCGCAAAGACGAAATTGAAGCGGCATGGAAATGGTGCGACCAGTTGATCGCCGGCTGGAAAAAGTCCGGTGATGCGCCCAAGCCCTATGCGGCGGGCTCCTGGGGACCGATGAGTTCCATTGCACTGATTACGCGGGACGGGAGGTCTTGGTATGGCGATATCTGA
- a CDS encoding MurR/RpiR family transcriptional regulator → MRNLLEQIKSRLEDLNKAERKVAEVILQNPQQATRFSIAALAQAASVSEPTVNRFCRSFGVSGYPELKLQLAQSLASGAAYVSRAVEADDNPEAYTQKIFGSAIASLDSACQALDPNLISRAVDLLIQARQIHFFGLGASAPVALDAQHKFFRFNLAVTAHADVLMQRMIASVAHTGELFVIISYTGRTRELVEVARIARANGASVLGLTAENSPLAKASTLSLNIPLPEDTDIYMPMTSRIIQLTVLDVLATGMTLRRGVDFQPHLRKIKESLNASRYPVGDEFN, encoded by the coding sequence GTGCGAAATTTACTCGAACAGATCAAAAGCCGCCTCGAAGACCTGAACAAGGCCGAGCGCAAAGTGGCTGAAGTCATCCTGCAGAACCCGCAGCAGGCGACCCGGTTCAGCATTGCTGCGCTCGCTCAGGCCGCGTCGGTCAGCGAACCCACGGTCAACCGCTTTTGCCGTTCATTCGGCGTCAGCGGCTACCCCGAGCTAAAGCTGCAACTGGCACAAAGCCTGGCCAGCGGCGCAGCTTATGTCAGTCGGGCCGTTGAGGCCGATGACAATCCAGAAGCCTACACCCAAAAGATTTTCGGCAGCGCCATTGCCTCGCTGGACAGTGCCTGCCAGGCATTGGACCCGAACCTTATCAGTCGCGCCGTCGACTTGCTGATTCAGGCTCGGCAAATCCACTTTTTCGGCCTGGGTGCTTCGGCCCCCGTGGCGCTGGATGCACAACACAAGTTCTTCCGCTTCAACCTCGCCGTCACGGCCCACGCCGACGTCCTGATGCAGCGCATGATCGCCTCCGTGGCACACACCGGCGAACTGTTCGTGATTATCTCCTACACGGGACGCACCCGAGAGCTGGTTGAGGTCGCACGCATCGCACGGGCCAACGGCGCCTCGGTGCTGGGCCTGACCGCCGAAAACTCACCGTTGGCCAAGGCCAGTACGTTGAGCCTGAACATCCCGCTGCCCGAAGACACCGACATCTATATGCCGATGACCTCGCGCATTATTCAGCTCACGGTGCTCGACGTGCTGGCCACCGGCATGACCTTGCGCCGGGGCGTGGACTTCCAGCCGCACCTGCGCAAAATCAAGGAAAGCCTCAATGCCAGCCGCTACCCGGTAGGCGATGAATTCAACTGA
- a CDS encoding SpvB/TcaC N-terminal domain-containing protein, giving the protein MAQEPLSISAPSLPKGGGAIQSIGEGWGAVGLTGAASLAIPLPITPGRGFAPALGLSYSSGGGRTEFGQGWSINRPSISRQTSLGTPQFEADANGKMVEPVYLSPSGDVLLAQRDASGELITRDASMFRDRPLSETYRVSAYRPRVEGDFSTFEHFVGITGSFWLIQLADGSAHVYGHSENARLQHVNGNAVWVAEWHLEESVAVNGEHVLYEYISENDVSLSTLTGPAADAWRSRDSSTCRYLQRVRYGNLTGDRVPFLLQRAMVPVWLFDLVFDYGECDPRLEVKPQYPRAPGTQWPLRADPVSSYRYGFEERTLRLCHQVLMFHWCADGPDNSGPVLLQGEPTLVQRLQLEYSQQPAVSMLTATHIIGYVGQEAQFNPPQEFTYSAFTLTPESVRFSPFFTEQTPGQSPGIDTGNYQLVDLFGEGLAGVLYRQQNAWYYRRPIRHPGPGLDKNAVGYAAQELLKQIPVANNSSPTLQVLTDINGDGKLDWLVAQPSMAGFFTLDSNQQWSHFTPYAAFPTEFFHPQAQLASLMGNGLSDLAMIGTRSVRVYVNLKDKGFDTPLEVNRQSTETALPVVIDERCELVAFSDLLGSGQQHLIHITGQAVSCFPNLGLGRFGEPVNFGKLDFTGEFNPAHIRLADLDGSGAADILYWQSDSVQIFMNLSGHGFAAPVTIALPEGLRFNALTSVSVADLQGLGCSSLVLTSHTQNPSLKPSHWRCDFVDDNKPYLLRTTDNNMGASGEVVYRSSAQEWLDEKNLLPDPSLAVCEMPFPMHLVSEQRQFDQITGNHLSQFFSYRHGYYDGVEREFRGFGLLLQTDTESATATANTQGFSAPVVSKTWFHTGKTLHMPIPDAWAGDARLEPLGSTLCTQRIDGTEQIFTDWDAPALRDAARTLSGSVLRAEVLGADGNAVPYSVTQSRYGVRLLQARSDTATYSVMLGFAIEQRSLQYERQADDPLCQHQITLAIDDYGCVNHGVSVAYARRADAQPPYPDDQEHAHLRRWWQDARDDAQQRFYLSEVRDRVLHIRQTDYLRLALPYRSQQTAYVIDADDPAISIISYEAFMGAQSPLGKDPLNGQRMLAGQSRVQYQGCLDGTVNFDALPEYAEQAELDSAALQAYVVTDDEGAEKNLLGDTPGEVKARLESAGYTDVGLWRPTSNTVDASISLWATRTGYSTFAGVEHFNKVLEQKPVIWVMPSKVSYDSLWLLPETFTAPDEGITKAVYDYRSLQVKWIRDPNQNVSEARYDAMGRVVLTTFWGTEWDDDTQAVKNVGFGNMASHAWQPVSAAQAIADSSVMGNLASALFYESSSWMGLAPPGLLPNGVELGVLMPAGHLRASARERLAKGQYPQSQVPAQTCSALLALPREPAWSALLQADRYPSDPQRQVRMLVSASDGFGRALQSKQKVESGQAYAVDDKGNLPITNGEPEQVPAIERWRVSERVEYNNKGLAIRVYRPYFANHYRYINDESFRQFGYSDQQFYDPLGRPTKTITASGYWRRQTYMNWYTIAEDENDLYQEALEHPRVATVLQAHGNRLDPMQALAGATVRVDYPGMLTTDSIAVSWSGEAGAGSPVLASKQGDPGGRVLFDIPAPAVGANLGRTVVVTYTVTRTTGVQHSEVLDLNIATLPESLISNMITVEKESNGKLDVNRAPNGVNINILAWPFVAVGQKVWLRLEGQKADGSLHMLTLWSAALVNGTEVTRGYLRKVAAANYLMQLAEGSTLTVIFKVAFAGNDESQALGFPLKTLVILNSTDAS; this is encoded by the coding sequence ATGGCCCAAGAACCGCTCAGCATTTCTGCACCCTCACTGCCTAAAGGTGGCGGCGCCATTCAAAGCATTGGCGAAGGCTGGGGAGCCGTAGGCTTGACCGGTGCCGCGTCACTGGCAATCCCCCTGCCCATCACCCCCGGCCGCGGCTTTGCCCCCGCATTGGGCTTGAGCTACAGCAGTGGCGGCGGCCGCACAGAGTTCGGTCAGGGATGGTCAATCAACCGCCCCTCGATCAGCCGGCAAACCAGCCTGGGCACACCTCAGTTCGAGGCCGACGCCAATGGCAAAATGGTCGAGCCGGTTTACCTCTCCCCCAGCGGCGATGTGTTACTGGCGCAACGCGATGCCAGTGGTGAGTTAATCACCCGTGACGCCTCCATGTTTCGCGACCGGCCGTTGTCTGAAACCTATCGCGTGAGCGCTTACCGCCCACGGGTCGAAGGCGACTTCAGCACGTTCGAGCACTTTGTCGGCATAACCGGTTCGTTCTGGCTGATCCAGCTCGCAGACGGCAGTGCCCATGTGTACGGCCACAGTGAAAACGCCCGTCTGCAACACGTGAATGGCAACGCGGTGTGGGTGGCCGAGTGGCACCTTGAGGAGTCGGTCGCCGTCAATGGCGAGCATGTGCTCTACGAATACATATCTGAGAACGATGTATCGCTGAGCACACTGACAGGCCCTGCAGCAGATGCCTGGAGAAGCCGCGACAGCAGCACCTGTCGTTACCTGCAACGTGTTCGTTACGGCAACCTGACCGGCGACCGGGTGCCCTTTTTGCTGCAACGGGCGATGGTGCCCGTCTGGCTGTTTGATCTGGTCTTCGATTATGGCGAATGTGACCCCCGGCTGGAGGTCAAGCCCCAGTACCCACGGGCCCCTGGCACGCAGTGGCCGCTGCGGGCCGACCCGGTCAGCAGTTACCGCTACGGGTTCGAGGAGCGCACGCTGCGACTGTGCCATCAGGTATTGATGTTTCACTGGTGCGCCGATGGCCCGGACAATAGCGGCCCCGTTCTGCTCCAGGGCGAGCCGACGCTGGTACAGCGCCTGCAACTGGAGTACAGCCAGCAGCCAGCGGTGTCCATGCTGACCGCCACGCATATCATTGGCTATGTCGGGCAGGAAGCCCAATTCAACCCCCCGCAAGAGTTCACCTACAGCGCATTCACCCTCACCCCGGAATCCGTAAGGTTCTCACCGTTTTTCACAGAACAGACGCCCGGGCAGAGCCCGGGCATCGATACCGGCAATTACCAATTGGTTGACCTGTTCGGCGAAGGGCTGGCCGGGGTCCTCTATCGCCAGCAAAACGCCTGGTACTACCGGCGGCCCATCCGCCACCCCGGCCCCGGCCTGGATAAAAATGCGGTGGGCTACGCGGCGCAGGAGTTGCTCAAACAGATTCCCGTGGCCAACAACAGCTCACCCACGCTACAGGTACTGACGGACATCAATGGCGACGGCAAGCTCGACTGGCTGGTGGCACAGCCCTCCATGGCCGGGTTCTTCACGCTGGACAGCAATCAGCAATGGAGCCACTTCACGCCCTACGCGGCATTCCCTACCGAGTTTTTTCATCCACAAGCGCAGCTGGCCAGCCTGATGGGCAACGGCCTGTCGGACCTGGCAATGATCGGAACCCGCAGCGTGCGCGTGTATGTCAATTTGAAAGACAAAGGTTTCGATACACCCCTCGAGGTCAACCGCCAGAGCACTGAAACCGCCTTGCCAGTGGTCATTGACGAACGCTGCGAACTGGTGGCGTTCAGTGATCTGCTGGGGTCGGGGCAACAGCATTTGATCCATATCACCGGGCAGGCCGTGAGCTGCTTTCCAAACCTGGGGCTCGGACGATTTGGCGAGCCGGTCAACTTTGGCAAGCTGGACTTTACGGGCGAGTTCAACCCCGCCCATATCCGGCTCGCCGACCTGGATGGCTCCGGCGCTGCCGATATCCTGTATTGGCAAAGTGATTCGGTGCAGATCTTCATGAACCTCAGCGGGCACGGGTTTGCCGCCCCCGTTACGATTGCCCTGCCTGAGGGGCTGAGGTTCAACGCGCTGACCAGTGTCAGCGTGGCCGATCTGCAGGGGCTTGGCTGCTCCAGCCTGGTGTTGACCAGCCACACACAAAATCCCTCACTTAAACCCAGCCATTGGCGCTGCGACTTTGTCGACGACAACAAACCCTATCTGCTGCGCACCACGGACAACAATATGGGGGCTTCGGGCGAGGTGGTGTATCGCTCATCGGCACAGGAGTGGCTGGACGAGAAAAACCTGCTGCCAGACCCGTCCCTGGCCGTCTGCGAGATGCCCTTCCCGATGCATCTGGTCAGCGAGCAGCGCCAGTTCGATCAGATCACAGGCAATCATTTGTCCCAGTTCTTTAGCTATCGGCACGGCTATTACGATGGCGTGGAACGGGAATTTCGCGGCTTCGGCCTGCTGCTGCAAACCGACACCGAGTCAGCCACCGCCACCGCCAATACCCAGGGGTTCAGCGCGCCTGTCGTGAGCAAGACCTGGTTCCACACCGGCAAGACCCTGCACATGCCCATACCTGATGCCTGGGCCGGTGATGCGCGGCTGGAGCCGCTGGGCAGCACCTTGTGTACCCAGCGCATTGATGGCACCGAGCAGATATTTACCGACTGGGATGCCCCTGCACTGCGCGACGCGGCCCGCACCTTGAGCGGCTCGGTATTGCGCGCCGAGGTCCTGGGCGCCGATGGCAATGCAGTGCCTTACAGCGTCACCCAAAGCCGATATGGCGTTCGCCTGCTGCAAGCGCGCTCCGACACTGCCACCTACAGCGTCATGCTGGGGTTTGCCATCGAGCAGCGCAGCCTGCAATACGAGCGCCAGGCCGATGACCCGCTTTGCCAGCACCAAATCACCCTGGCCATCGATGACTATGGCTGCGTCAACCATGGGGTCAGCGTCGCATACGCTCGCCGTGCCGACGCACAACCGCCGTATCCCGACGATCAGGAACATGCCCACTTGCGGCGCTGGTGGCAGGATGCCAGGGATGATGCGCAACAGCGCTTCTACCTGAGCGAGGTGCGCGATCGGGTCTTGCATATCCGGCAGACCGATTACCTGCGACTGGCCCTGCCTTACCGCAGTCAACAGACCGCCTACGTGATTGACGCTGACGATCCGGCGATCAGCATCATCAGTTACGAAGCCTTTATGGGCGCGCAGTCGCCACTGGGCAAAGACCCGCTCAATGGCCAGCGCATGCTGGCGGGCCAGAGCCGCGTGCAATACCAGGGTTGCCTGGACGGCACGGTGAATTTCGATGCCCTGCCCGAGTATGCCGAACAGGCCGAGCTGGATAGCGCCGCCTTGCAAGCCTACGTGGTGACAGATGATGAGGGCGCAGAGAAAAACCTGCTGGGCGACACCCCTGGCGAGGTCAAAGCCAGGCTCGAATCGGCCGGCTATACCGATGTCGGTCTGTGGCGGCCAACGAGCAACACCGTCGACGCCTCCATCAGCCTGTGGGCGACACGCACGGGGTATTCAACATTCGCCGGGGTCGAGCATTTCAACAAAGTGCTGGAGCAGAAACCGGTCATCTGGGTCATGCCTTCGAAAGTCAGCTACGACAGCCTCTGGCTACTGCCTGAAACATTCACGGCACCAGACGAAGGGATCACCAAAGCGGTCTACGACTACCGTTCGCTACAGGTCAAATGGATCCGCGACCCCAATCAGAATGTCAGTGAGGCCCGTTACGACGCGATGGGCCGAGTGGTGCTGACGACCTTCTGGGGCACTGAATGGGACGACGACACCCAGGCCGTTAAAAATGTCGGTTTTGGCAACATGGCCAGTCATGCGTGGCAACCCGTAAGCGCCGCGCAAGCCATTGCCGACAGCTCGGTAATGGGGAACCTCGCATCCGCCCTCTTCTACGAAAGCAGCAGCTGGATGGGGCTAGCGCCCCCGGGCCTGTTGCCCAATGGCGTTGAACTGGGCGTGCTGATGCCCGCAGGTCATCTGCGCGCCAGTGCACGCGAACGTCTGGCCAAGGGCCAATACCCTCAAAGCCAAGTACCGGCTCAAACCTGCTCGGCCTTGCTGGCCTTGCCGCGCGAGCCGGCCTGGTCGGCACTGCTGCAGGCCGACCGCTACCCGAGCGACCCTCAACGCCAAGTGCGGATGCTGGTCAGCGCCTCGGATGGTTTTGGCCGCGCGTTACAAAGCAAACAAAAAGTCGAATCGGGCCAGGCTTACGCCGTCGACGACAAGGGCAACCTGCCAATCACCAACGGGGAACCGGAGCAGGTGCCGGCCATCGAGCGCTGGCGCGTCAGTGAACGCGTGGAATACAACAATAAAGGGTTGGCGATTCGCGTCTACCGGCCTTACTTCGCGAACCACTACCGCTACATCAACGATGAGTCCTTTCGCCAGTTCGGCTACAGCGACCAACAGTTCTATGACCCGTTGGGGCGCCCCACCAAAACCATTACCGCCAGTGGCTATTGGCGCCGCCAGACCTACATGAACTGGTACACCATCGCCGAGGATGAGAACGATCTGTATCAGGAGGCACTTGAACACCCGAGAGTCGCCACCGTGCTGCAAGCGCACGGCAACCGGCTTGATCCGATGCAGGCCCTTGCAGGCGCAACGGTGCGGGTTGATTACCCGGGCATGCTGACCACCGACAGCATCGCTGTGAGCTGGAGCGGTGAAGCCGGTGCCGGCTCTCCTGTGCTGGCATCAAAACAGGGCGATCCGGGCGGGCGGGTGCTGTTTGATATTCCAGCGCCAGCCGTGGGGGCCAACCTCGGCAGAACGGTCGTGGTGACCTATACGGTGACACGCACAACCGGAGTGCAGCACTCAGAAGTGCTTGACCTGAACATTGCCACCCTCCCCGAGTCGCTGATCAGCAACATGATCACGGTTGAAAAGGAGAGCAACGGCAAACTGGATGTAAACCGCGCCCCTAATGGCGTGAATATTAATATCCTCGCCTGGCCTTTTGTGGCGGTCGGGCAGAAAGTCTGGCTGCGCCTGGAAGGCCAAAAGGCTGATGGTTCGCTACACATGCTCACGCTCTGGAGCGCTGCACTCGTGAATGGCACCGAGGTAACTCGGGGTTATTTGCGCAAAGTCGCCGCAGCCAACTACCTGATGCAGCTGGCTGAGGGCAGTACCCTCACAGTGATATTCAAAGTCGCATTTGCGGGTAACGATGAGAGTCAGGCGTTGGGGTTCCCTTTAAAAACCCTCGTGATTCTCAACAGCACTGACGCCTCCTGA